Sequence from the Paenibacillus tundrae genome:
AAATATATTATGCGCTTATTCTGGATTGCGGTCATCTCACAGATTCCTTTTATGGCGGCATTTAACCACTTCTCACTGAATGTTGTATGGACGTTATTGTCCGGACTGCTGGTAGTACTGGCGCTGGATCGTTTACCCGTTCGCTGGTTAGGCATTCCGATTGTAATAGGTGCAGGATGGATTATGGAAATCACACATATGGATTATGGGATGTACGGGTTACTTCTCGTGCTGTTATTCCGGTACTTCCAAGGTGCGATCCTGGTTGTCGGGCATTTCCTATTAACGGCAGCCTATATTATGCTGTATAGCAGTTCTGTGCAGATGTATAGTGTTATTGCTACCGTAGGAATCGCCATTGCGCAATATTATGGTGCAGGCTTTCGCTTGCAGGGGCCGCGCTGGATATGGCGTTATTTCTATCCGGCTCATCTAGCCATCATTGCCCTTATTCGCTGGATATAACATGTTGGAGTAATATAAGAGGCCCCTGTTCCGTTAGTGGAACAGGGGCCTCTTATGAAAGATAAAATGCTGAACCGATCTACTCCAGTGTTGGAGAAGTGCCGAATGTCGGCTTGATTGCTGCAGGGAAGTATCCAATCGCAACCGCATGCTCAAGCATGTTCAAAATAAAACGATCATCGGCTTTAGGGCAAGAAATGCCTGCAGGTTGTACATAAGCCGTTGTAACGGGAGAGGCGTATACGTACGCTGAATCCTTCGCACCGTCCCCTTCAAGCTGAGCAATAGCCAGTTGAAGCGCCTCAGCATCTTTACTGATGCTAGCATCAAACAACCACTGCGTATATTCGGCGAAAGGAACCGTCTCAACTTCATAACCAGCACGATTAATTGAATGGATCAATTCATCATAACGAATTGACTCTGGATTACAGATGTGGAATACACGGCCAGCAGTGTCTTCGCGTAATGCCAGATGTACAATCGCTTCGCTTGCGTAATCAATTGGAGTGAAGTCCACCATCCAATCCGCAGCAGGAGCTTTGCCAAGCAACAACATCGCTTTAATCATGCGGTAGAAGGCATTGCTGTCAATATTGGACTGGAAACGTCCTGTTTTCGAATGGCATGTTAAGTTTCCGGCTCGATAGATACTTACCGGTACGCCTTCCTCTGCTGCAATCATAAGCACTTTTTCAGCTTCAAGTTTACTGTCAGAGTACACGTTCTCCACATGCAAATCGGCTGGGAAATGATCATATTGCAATGAAGATTCCCATTGACCGCTAAGCGCTAGATCTTCTGGGATCCCCATCGTGGACACATGATGGAAGGAGGCACCTGGTTTGCTACGAATCAGATCCAACAGTGCTACAGTTCCTTCTACATTCGTTTTCGCGAATTGAGCTGCATCCCCGAAGTGCCGCACATCTGCCGCACAGTGAATCACGCGATCAATTGTGACTTGTACATAAGTCTTTTGTTCACTAGTCAACCCAAGGTTCGGCTGCTCTAGATCTCCTTCAATAATCTCAACGCGAGATTGCAATTGAAGCGCCACTTCATTTCCGAAATACCCCTGCATCACATTGCTCAATCGTTGCATAGCTGTAGTTCCATCCGATGGACGACGAACCAATGTGTAAATTTTCGTATCAGAATGCAGGATTAATTGCTGAAGTACATGAGAGCCTAAGTAACCTGTAGCACCTGTTAGGAGAACATGTTCTGGCTTGAGAATTTCAGGGTACCCGATCTGTGTAGCAAGCTCAACAGGATGCTCGGATAGTTGAGTGATCAGACCACTTGTCCCGGATGAAGCCGAGCCTGACTGTTCTGTCGCTAACGCTAATTTCTCCACTCGACGTGCCAATGCGCGAATCGTCTTCTCTGCAAAAAAGTCTGCAATCTTCAATAGTGGATAGTGAGGCTTCAGTAGAACAAGCACGTGAATGACCCGTAGAGAGTCTCCACCGATGGTGAAGAAACTATCTTCGACACCGAAGTCGTCGTGTTGAAGGATTTCTTTCCAGGCGTTCAGAATAATTGTCTCAGTTTCAGTTGCAGGCAGTACACGTTCCGCACGATTCTCATGACGTTCTTCATGAGGGAGAGCAACCATCGCTTTGCGATTGATTTTACCTGTTGGCGCAATTGGCATTTCATCCAATTGGCAGATCCATTTTGGCACAAAATACGAAGGGAGCTTCACAGCAAGCTGTGCTTTGATCTCTTCAACGGACAATGTGCTGCCATCCACGGAGGTAAAGTAACCGACGAGCATATTTTGTCCGTCTGATTCTTTTTTAGGGATTACAGCGACATCTTGTATCTGTTCTAAACGTGCAAAATGATCCTCGATTTCGCCAATCTCAATCCGATGACCGCGGATTTTCAACTGTGAATCACTACGTCCCACATATTCTATTAATCCATTGTCTAGCAATTTAGCAATATCACCAGATTTATAGATTTTTTCACCCATCGCAAATGGATTCTCGATAAAGGCTTGAGCAGTACGTTCGGGTTGATTCAGATATCCCTTAGCCAGAGCGGGGGTGGAGATGTATACTTCACCAGGCACGCCAACCGGGCAGAGCTGCTGCTCCTCATTTACGATGTAAACTTTGTAGTTATGAATTGGCCTACCAATTGGCATATTAACGACATGGTCAGGAACTTGCTCGCTGATTCGATGTGTCGTCGTTGCTACTGTACATTCAGTAGGACCGTATACATTGACGATGTCAATCTGGTTGCCAAATTTACGCTGGAATGCACGGACTTGTTCGCCATATAGTGCTTCGCCCGCAACGGTAATTATTTTGACCTTAGCCAGCTTATGGAAACCTTCATCGGACAGATAGGAGGCAAGCTGGTTGAAGAAGATCGTAGGCAGAATCGTAATGATCGTTGTGCCTGTACGTTCGATTGCAGCAGCAAAATCCTCAACGGATACACGTTCTTCCGCAGATAGAAGATAAAGCTCAGCACCGTAGAACAGGGCACCAATCGTATCCCATACGGAGGCATCGAAGCTGTATGTAGCAAACTGGGTCAGCACATCGCTAGGCATAATATCACAATCTCGCTGAACGACACTACCAAGGTTCGTTACACCGCGATGAGCCACGAGCGCACCTTTTGGTTTACCTGTAGAGCCCGAAGTATAGATGATGTAAGCTAAGTCATCCGGCTGAACATCGACATTAGGGTTGCTTGCTGCAAATCCTGCCAGACGACCATCTACCGATAAAATTTGACGCACGGTTGTGATGCCCGAGAATAGACGTGAAGCTTCAGTGAAGGAAGAATCTTTCGTTAGGACAAAGGATGAAGCTGTATCTTCTACGATGTAGCTATTGCGTTCTTGTGGGTGTTCAGGGTCAACAGGAACATACACACCCCCGGCTTTGAGAATACCCAGAATGGAGATGATTGTCTCTAAGCTTCTTTCCATGAAGATGCTGACAAATTCCCCTTTTTGTAAACCGTTGGATAGAAGAACTCGAGCCACTTGATTAGAACGCTCATTCAATTCTCGATACGTATATTTCCCTGAAAGTGACGTGATTGCAGGTGAATTAGGATACTCGGCCGCAACAGCTTCGAACCAACCATGGATCGTTTGATGTTCAGGCTCTAGAACAGCCGTATCGTTCATCTCACGGTACAACAGTCGATCAGAGGCGGATAAAATATCAACGGAGCCAATTGACTTGTCCGTATTGCGGATCATAGCGAGTAGCAGTGTCTCAAAATACTCCGCATATCTCATGATGGTTGCCTCATTTAGCAGGGAAGCATCATAGAACGAATCAAGGATAAACTGGCCGCGATCATCGCGGATGTTCCAGTTTAATATTTGCGGAGCTTGAGGCAATTGCACACTGTTGTGCATGAAAATCGTTTCAGGGTATGCCCCAGGATGAGTGGTATTGTTGTTCAGAAGTTGCTCTGAAATTTGTTCAATCAATTCCCGGAAGGTCATTTTCCCATGAATCTGCAGTATCACGTTAGCAACCGCGTGCTCAGGAGCCAGTGTGCCTATGGCTAGCTCCTGTTCGCCTGAAAGTCGGAATAACAAGGCGGCGTACGTGGATAAGAGAGCAGGGTAAGTCAATGCTGAGCCGAATTTTTGTGTAAGTTCATGACTCAAGGCAGGCTGTAAAGGAATATGCGTTGATTCATAAACGAATGATTGCTGACGACGTCCGAAATCCAGCGGAATCTGAAGTACCGGCAATTCAGTTTCCATAATATGAGCTGATGAAGAATGATTATCAATCACTTCAGTTTTTCCTCCTTTGTCCAATTCAAAAAATTATAATATCCCTGTATTCTTAGCCTTTGCTTACATTAAAGTGAGAAATTAATTCTTGCAGTTCCTCAGACATGCTGCTCAGTCGGTTGGAAGAATCTACAAGCGTAATCAGTGAACCTTTTTGCTCGTCAACCGAAGAAGAGATCCGTTCACTGCTATCAGCAGTCTTACTTACGCTGGATGAGAGATCATCAGCCGTTGCAGTCATCTCTTCAGTACCCGCAGATATCTCTTGCGTAGCGCTGGACACTTCTTGAATCTGGTTGGAAACTTTCTTAGCTGCTTCCAGGATTTCTTCGAACAATTGCCCTGTTTGATCAGCAACATCAAGGCCTGTGTCAACCTCGGCTGTACCTTGTTCCATCGCACGAACGGCTTGTTTGATTTCGGTTTGAATTTCTTCAATTAACACAGAGATCTGTCTAGTTGATTCTTCGGACTGCTCAGCAAGTTTACGAACTTCACCGGCTACAACGGCGAAACCACGACCTTCTTCACCGACACGCGCTGCCTCAATGGACGCATTCAGTGCGAGCAGGTTGGTCTGACTGGAAATACCAGAGATGATATTGAGGATATCTCCGATTTCTTGCGAACGACTTTCAAGTACATTAATAGCTGATGCTGTATTTTTAACGGATTCGGTAATCAGAGTCATTTGTTCAGAGACCTGACGAACGACTGTGTTACCTTGCTGGGAACGACGCTCCATCTCATAGGCTTCATCAGCTACATTTGCTGAACTGCTAGCAATCGTTTGAATCACTGTAGCCATCTCTGCCATTGCACGTGCACTGTCAATCGTTGCTTGTTCTTGTGCACGAATATTAGATGCGATCTGAGATACATTGATGTTGATCGTATCGGCATGATCACTGTTTTTCTCCGAGACTTCGTAGAGTTCTTTGGCAGACTGGTTTACCTCGTGAGAAGTCATCTGTACTTTGACGATCGTGTCATTAATTTTGCGAACCATAGTATTGAACTTCTCGTTAACAAGTCCGAGATCGTCTTTACCTGTCGGAATGTTGACATTCAAATTACCCCGGCTAACGTCATCAATTCCTTTGATTAAGTGACGAATAGGGGATAGTGTGTTTTTGACAACGAGATATTGAATGATTAGGAATAAAAGTAAAAAGGCTACCAAAATGATGATACCGTTTTTGAGCAGTGAGCTCAGTCCGGCAGGTACAGCAGATGCATCCGCATCAATCGCGAAATAGGAGAAGATTTTGCCGTTGCTATCCTTGATTGGATAAGCGATGGTAGTCCATGTTCCAAAGTCATCTTTATAAAATGTAGTAAAGGTTGGGCGATCTGTATTTAACATTTCTTTCAATGCATTTGCTACAACAACCGGTTGCTCATACATATCGCCAATGTTTACGTTATCGCTTTGAAAAGCTTCTCTGAGATTAGTTGGCATCGCGACTAGGGATGTATTACGCTGATTTTCCCCATCAAGTTCAACGCCGAAAATATAGGCTTGGGCAATATTAGGATAGTACTCTTGCATTTCATCAAAGTAAGCTCGTAGTTTAGCTTGTACGGTTCCGTCATAGCTGCCTTCCGCAATGGCTGCCTCGACCTCTGATGGATTAATTCCCTCAGCCCATTTCTGTGTAATGACTGCAACTTGCCCATGCAATTGATCCACAAGCACTGTCTTTTGGAAGTAATAGCTGCTGGCAATTAGTGCCACTCCAATAATGACGATGTTGGTGAATGAAAGTAATAGATTTTTCGAGAAAAAAGACATACTTTTCCAACTAAATGATTTCACAAAACTCCACTCCTGATCTTTGTTTGATTAACAACCCTTTGTTTCTTGCATGATTTCAGCCAACTAGGCCATTGGTAGATCCCCTCCAAAGTTATGTATGCGACCATGGTCTTGGGTTTTTTGGTCATAAATGCGAATTTTTAGTACCCATGATCCATAGGTGTCTAATTATTAAAACACATCTACCTATAATATGTCGTATAAAATGTCGTTAAATTGAATAGTTTTGTTAAAACTTTTTTAATATTCTACATATTTATGGACATGGCAATAAATACATAGGTATAAAGAACTATAACCTTGGGATAATTCCCATTTTTTAGTTTCATTATGTATTCTATAACAATAAGAGATAAAAAACATCATGTAAGTATGAAAAAACATGCTAAATACTTATTTGGGAAGTCTACCTTGCATTTATCAGGTGGAATGGATTGTGCACGATCCGTTTTTGGTTTGCTTACAAGGATGGATATACATCGGAAGCGGTTTTATCTATAATAAATACAGTATGCATTTCTCAAATTCATAAACAGGCGGGGGTTTATTCTAGATGAATCTGAAACAAATTGCAGCAGAGCGGGCGGCAGAATACATTCAAGATGGAATGAAGGTGGGGCTAGGTACAGGCTCTACAGCTTACTATGCGATTTGCAAGTTAGGAGAGCGTGTGCGTGATGGCTTGCAAATTCAAGCTGTAGCCACGTCTGAGGCATCGGACAAGCTTGCTAGAGAATGGGGCATTCCAATCATTCCCTTCGATCAGATTGGACGACTGGATATTACCATTGATGGCGCCGACGAGGTTGATCCGGATTTTAATCTCATTAAAGGGGGCGGCGGTGCTCTCTTGCGTGAGAAGATTGTTGCAGCGAACAGCGATCAACTTATTATTGTAGCCGATGGTAGCAAAGCCGTAGACAAGCTAGGCCGATTCCCATTGCCGGTAGAGGTTGTTCCTTTTGCTTCTGAATGGACGTTCAAGGCTTTAGAAAGTATGGGCTGTTCTCCAGAATGGCGCATGAATGGTGACGAGCGTTATCTGACAGACAATGGAAATCTGATTGCTGACTGTCGGATGGAAGCGATTGAGCAGGCTCCCGAATTGAACATTCAGTTAAATATGCTTCCAGGAGTAGTGGATAATGGCTTATTCATTAACATGGCGAATATCGTCATTTTAGCGAAGGAAGATGGTAGTATTGATGAACTCCATCGTTCCAATTAAGGAATGAGGGGGAGTTCAATTGAAGGAGAATCCGATCGTTGAAGGTGACCTTGTACTTCGGTGCATAGAAGAAGCAGATCTACCGGAGCTTTATCAACTTATATATAGTGAAGAAGTTCCGGAATGGAAGCAATGGGATGCACCCTATTATCCGCTTGAGCATGAGAGCTATACTCAGTATAGTCAAGGTATAATGAAGTGGATCGAAGCATCAGAGTCCAGTTCTGATCCAATCTCCATGCGAATCGTTGAAGTAAATGGTCAAATTATTGGTACAATCTCATACTATTGGGAGCATCAACCATCGTTATGGCTTGAGATGGGAATTGTTCTTTATCGTTCTACGACGTGGAGTAAGGGTGTTGGCACCCGTGCGCTTCAGCTCTGGTCAAGCCATTTGTTTAACCATTTGCCGATTGCAAGAGTCGGGTTAACGACTTGGTCAGGTAATGAACGAATGATGCGAGCAGCGACCAAGGCAGGATTGCAGGTCGAAGGAAGAATGCGTAAATGCCGTATTGTGGAGGGGAAGCACTACGATTCTATTCGTATGGGAATGCTGCGTGAGGAATGGGAACAGCTGTCTTCTCCCCGTGTTTAGGACGAAATGAAATGTAAACAATTGATGGAGGATTATAGAAATGCTGAACATAGAGGACAATCGGGAACTTTCTTTACAACTATTTGTAGTTCTCGTCCGAGCATACAATTCCGTTACATCCAAATCCAATCGTGACATTCAGAGTCATGGGCTTAATACAACCGAATTTGGCGTACTTGACCTGTTATATCACAAAGGCCCCCAGGCTCTGCAGAAAATTGGGGAGAAGGTTCTAATGTCTAGCGGTAATATCACATACGTTGTCGATAAATTGCAGAATAAAAATCTTCTGGTTCGCAGAGCTTCCAAAGAGGATCGGCGTGTAATTTATGCAGAACTTACAGAAGAGGGACAAGAACTTTTCACACAAATTTTTCCTCAGCATCACCAAGTTATTATTGATGCAGTAGACGGATTGGAGCCTTCAGAGAAAGCGGCTGCAATTCGACTGCTGAAGAAGCTGGGACTTGCTGCAGAAGGTAAAACCGACTTGCGTTCATAAACGCAAGTCGGTTTTTTCGTGAGCGATACATGAGGCACACACTAGCTAAATGACTTGCAGTATTCTTCATAATATAGGAAAATTGTCACCAAGTGACGATCTAACACTAATTATTATCTATTGAATTCATGTACAATAGAGAACGTTCCCAATCAAGCGCTGATCGATATCAAACCAATTATAGAGTCGTGTTCCCATTCATATATTTCCAGTACGGATAACCCGATGTTCAACACAATCTCTTAGGCGGTATTTTAGCATTTGGATTGAGATGAAATCGCTGCAAGAAGGGGGATAAGCAATATGACACATCAAGAGGCTGGTGAGCAACTGTTACAGTCAGCGGGTGAACTAGCTGATAAAGTTACAGACAAGCAATATTTGCTACAGCCGGACCTGATGCAACGCTTTGGCGAAAATGGGCGTATGCGTACGAAACAAGATTCACAGTATAGCCTGAATTATCTAGCGGAGAGTGTGCTCGTTAAGAGCCCCAATCTATTTACCCATTACATCTCGTGGTTAAAAACGTTGTTAGCTGGATACAATGTTTCCTCCGAAGATTTGGCTGTTAATTTGAGATTGATTAGAGAAACGCTGGAGGAAGAGTTCGATAACTCGTCCAAGGATCTTGTCCTTGACTATTTGGAGATGGGAGTACATCAGATTCATCAGCGGGAATCTGCACAAGGGTTTATTTATGATTCTCTCCCGTACGGTAAGGCTGCGCAGGCGTATTTAAGTGCTTTGCTTGATGGCAAGCGCAGAGAAGCTTATCACATCGTTGAAACGGAGCTTGAGGGCGGAGCAAGCATACGTGATATATATCAATACATTTTTCAACCTGTTCAGTATGAGATCGGACGATTATGGCAAATAAGCCAGATCAGCGTGGCTCAAGAACACTTCTGTACTGCTGCAACTCAAGCGTGTATATCCTTACTCTACCCACGCTGGCTAGTTGAAGCAGGTCACGGGAAGAAGTTAGTAGCAGCATGTGTAGGTAGTGAGCAACACGAGATTGGCTTACGCATGCTTACCGATGTTTTTGAAATGGAAGGCTGGGATACGTATTATCTCGGAGCAAACGTTCCGAATGGTAGTTTAGTAGAAGCGATTCAGCGGCACAAAGGTGACGTAGTTGCTATTTCAGTTACAATGACGTATCATCTCCATCTTGCTAAAGAGTTAATTCAGATGATTCGTAGTAACCCTGCTACTGCACATGTGAAGATTATGGTCGGGGGATATCCTTTTAATATTGATCAAGATCTATGGAAAACGATTGGAGCCGACGGATATGCTCAAGGAGCAGATGAAGCCGTTGCGGTGGCGGAGACTCTGCTAAAGAACGGGACGATTACGGATCACATAGAAATGATGACTGATTAGGAGAGGGGTGATGTGATGTCCCATGAGAATGAGACGAATGAAAAGCTACGGAGAACGATTGAGCAGCTATCGGATCAGATTATTCGTAGTAAGGAAGATGAGGAGCGTGTACTTGGCGAATTCTCACAAATGAACAATGAATTGGTTACCTTGCAGCGCAAGCTTGCAAAGAATAACGTCAGCTTGGAAGCGGCACGCGAAGAGGCTGTTGCAGCAGGGGAATCTAAGAGTTCGTTTATTGCCGTAATTAGTCACGATTTTCGAACTCCGTTAAATGGAATACTTGGTATGGCTGAACTATTGCAATTATCTCCTTTGTCCGAGGAACAGCGCAATTCGGTAGATGTCATTCAGGAAGCTGCCAAACTTCTGCTTAAGCTAATTCAGGATCTACTGGACATGTCCAAGTTAGAAGCAAAACAGTTGAAACTTGAAATTGGAGACGTCGACTTGCAATCTATTCTTAAATATATCATGCGTTTACTCGAGCCGAAGATTCAAAAAAATGGAAATGAGTTAATCATTGATTGTGATCCAAGGATTTCTTCCATTTTGCAAGGAGATTCGACGCGAATTACGCAGGTTCTCATTAATCTAATTCAGAATGCGAACAAGTTCACACAACAGGGTTCAGTGTGTATTCGAGTGAAACTGATGAATGATAATGAGCTTGCTCAGCGGATTCGATTTGAGGTGGAGGATACGGGGATCGGCATCGCCGAAGAAGATCTGCAAAAACTGTTTAGACCCTACGCTCAGACAGAACGAGGAAAGGCGAAAGAATACGAAGGCACAGGGCTGGGGCTGTCCATCTGTAAGTCTCTAGTTTTGCTAATGGATGGCGATATCGGTGTGCATAGCATTGAAGGGAAAGGGTCTACCTTTTGGTTTGAGCTATTGCTGGAGAAAACAGCTGCCAATCAAGCAGACATCTCTCCAGATACTGCTTCCTCCGATAGTCAATCCTTAGAAACTGTGCCTGAGACTTCGCTACCTATTCTCTTAGCAGATGATAACGTCATTAACCGTCAAGTCGTGCTGATGCAACTCAAAAAACTGGGGATCACTGAGGTCGATTCTGTCACCAATGGTGAAGAAGCTGTGGCTGCCTATCTTAGCAAGAAATATAGTTTAATACTGATGGATAATATGATGCCAATCATGGATGGCCTTGAAGCAACGCGCAAAATCCGTGCGATGGAACAGGACGAAATGCGGCATGCAATTCCGATCATTGCAATGACAGGTAATGTGCTGGACGGTGAAAAGGACAAGTGTCTTGCTGCCGGAATGAACGACTTTATTGGTAAACCATTCACCCTTGAAGCATTGGGCAATGTTATTCAGAAATGGCAGAACACATCGGAGCATCGTGAAATACTAAATATGAGTATTGTGAATGAGATCGCGGAATTAAATAGTGAAGGTGACGAGACACTGCTGGAGATGTTGCTAGACATGTATCGGTCGGAGACACCGGGCAAAATTGAGGTGCTGCGCAGACATATCGTTTCGGGTGATCATCTGGCTGCCGCAGAGGTGGCTCATGATCTGAAATCTGGAAGTCTCAGCTTAGGGATTGAGTACTGTTCCACCCTCTTTGCACGCATTGAGCAATTAGCGAAGCAAGGTGAGACGATTAAGGCAGAACCGCTACTCGATCAATTAATGCCAGCATATAAAGAAGCGTGCTCTGCACTAGAAAAAGTCATCTAAAGGGTTTGTAGTCTTGGCGGAAGTCGGGACTGCAAACCTGTTTTTGCGCCTAGCTTCGTGTATAGGTACGATGTAGGTTGCTACGATGGAGAGAAGGAGAGGCCATGTTGACTCTATATTTTGGAATAGCTATTTTAATTTTAATTCTACTCGTGCTCATTGCAACCTGGGTAGGGGGGCTATATTTTTTCAAAACAGCAATTCGGCGCACGCCCAAATCGTTTCTGGTGGATAACCCGAATTTAATGCCTGAACCTGACAATGAATTGATTAGTAGTGCGGCTGATCTAAAGTGGTTGGATCAACAGCATGGAATACAGGTACGCATACACTCTCATGATGGACTCCAGTTACACGGAACCTGGCTTCCTTCAGCCACCGGATCATGCCAAACGGTAATATTGGCTCATGGATATTCAGGAAGAGGGAGAGAGATGGCTGGCTTTGCACGTTTTTATGCTGAGCAGCGAGGGTATAACGTACTTATGCCTGATGATCGAGCACATGGGGAAAGTGAAGGGAATATGATCGGTTTTGGCTGGTTGGATCGTATGGACTACATACAATGGATTGATTGGGTTATTACGAAGATTGGAACCAAAGCAGAGATCGTATTACATGGTATATCGATGGGTGGAGCCACTGTGCTCATGACGGGGGGAGAGAAGCTCCCAGCACAAGTGAAATCCATTATATCAGACTGTGCTTATACTTCGGTGCAAGAAGAGCTTACCTTTCAGCTTAAGCAACTCTACAAATTGCCGCCATTCCCCTTTATTCCCGTGACCAGTCTCATATCCAAATGGAAGGCCGGTTATTCCTTCACTGAAGCGTCTGCGCTAAAACAGCTTGCCCAAGTAAAGGTGCCGGTGTTATTTATACACGGAGAAGCAGATACGTTTGTGCCCACGGAGATGGTATACCGACTTCATGACGCATGTCCAACGGAGAAGCAGCTACTCACAATTCCGGGTGCAGGACACGGAACAGCCTTCCAGGTGGATCGTTCCAGCTATGTAGCTGCTCTTCATACGTTCTTAGATCAAACGATTGAACGCTCCGTTCCTGAAGGCAAGTAAACACATTGAAAGGAGGTGTGCGATATGTCGCGCATCAGTAGAGTTTGTTCCTATTGCGAGAAACCGATGGGAGCAGATGAATTCAAGTGTAAATCCTGCGGCAATCTGGTTGCCACCAAAACAGCGCAGCCTGAGCGAACACATATGACGGAGGATTATAACCCCATACTGGATCGATTTGCTATCGTGCTACTCGTCGTCATAACGATTTTCTTTCCTCCAATCGCCATGACCATAGGTGGGGTTATGTTGTTTAATGATCATCCGTATAAGAGGGACACAGGTAAACTGCTTGTTACGAGTGCTATTGTTCTAATGATCGTCTTTATATTTATTTTTATTGGAACTGGAACATTGACTATCAGCTTATAACTTGAACTTTGCATGGCTAACGACTACAATACGATAACGGATACAAGCAAGATACAGGAGGAATGAACGTTGTTAATTAATCTGAAATCACGAATTCAGGAGCCTGAGGTGCAAGAACTGTTGGCCTATTCGGTTTTTCCTGAACCTGAACATTTGAATCAAGCCATTCAACAATATACAGAGAGCGATGAATTGCATCTTGAAGGGTATGAAGGCGAGGGGCAGCTCATTGGCTTACTTGGTTATATTCATACAGGAGCAGATGAAGTGACGATTAAGCATATTGCGGTATTGCCTGAGAATCGCTTCAAAAATTATGGACGTGGAATGATCGCACAGCTTCTGGAGAAACATAATCCGGATCGTTTGATTGCCGAAACGGATCAGGAGGCTGTCGAGTTCTATCGAAATTGTGGATTTGTCGTGTACAGCCTTGGCGAACTATATCCAGGCGTTGAGCGGTTCCGCTGCGTGTTGGAGAAGGATGAAGACACGGAAGAGTAATCCGTTGAGAATATGGAGTATGAATCTGAATACAAATAAATAAATAAAATATAAAGCAGAACGTTTGAAATTAGTGAGAACTAAGTCAGACGTCCTGCTTTTTTTGTTTTGTTCTTAGAGGATAGGAAAAAAGTATTGCTTCGCCATATAGTTTCAGTATAGAATAGTTTCATTGATAAATAGTTTCACAAGTGAACTACTTTTCGAGAGAGGAGAATAAGATATGAAAACACCAGACGCTCAAAGTTTGGTTAACCGCTACTTGGATGCCTCGTTTTTGGTGACCAAACGTTTCGATACTCGAATTCGTGAACGCGTGGGTCAGACGATGACGACGGATCAATTTATTGCATTACGACTGATTAATGAGAAGGAACAATGCACTCCTTCCGATCTAGCAGAGTTACTCTGCGTGGGCAAGAGCAGTATTACCGCTCTGGTCAACAAACTGGTAGATCGTGATCTGGTACATCGTGCGGGGG
This genomic interval carries:
- a CDS encoding MarR family winged helix-turn-helix transcriptional regulator, whose protein sequence is MLNIEDNRELSLQLFVVLVRAYNSVTSKSNRDIQSHGLNTTEFGVLDLLYHKGPQALQKIGEKVLMSSGNITYVVDKLQNKNLLVRRASKEDRRVIYAELTEEGQELFTQIFPQHHQVIIDAVDGLEPSEKAAAIRLLKKLGLAAEGKTDLRS
- the rpiA gene encoding ribose-5-phosphate isomerase RpiA, which codes for MNLKQIAAERAAEYIQDGMKVGLGTGSTAYYAICKLGERVRDGLQIQAVATSEASDKLAREWGIPIIPFDQIGRLDITIDGADEVDPDFNLIKGGGGALLREKIVAANSDQLIIVADGSKAVDKLGRFPLPVEVVPFASEWTFKALESMGCSPEWRMNGDERYLTDNGNLIADCRMEAIEQAPELNIQLNMLPGVVDNGLFINMANIVILAKEDGSIDELHRSN
- a CDS encoding ATP-binding protein, which produces MSHENETNEKLRRTIEQLSDQIIRSKEDEERVLGEFSQMNNELVTLQRKLAKNNVSLEAAREEAVAAGESKSSFIAVISHDFRTPLNGILGMAELLQLSPLSEEQRNSVDVIQEAAKLLLKLIQDLLDMSKLEAKQLKLEIGDVDLQSILKYIMRLLEPKIQKNGNELIIDCDPRISSILQGDSTRITQVLINLIQNANKFTQQGSVCIRVKLMNDNELAQRIRFEVEDTGIGIAEEDLQKLFRPYAQTERGKAKEYEGTGLGLSICKSLVLLMDGDIGVHSIEGKGSTFWFELLLEKTAANQADISPDTASSDSQSLETVPETSLPILLADDNVINRQVVLMQLKKLGITEVDSVTNGEEAVAAYLSKKYSLILMDNMMPIMDGLEATRKIRAMEQDEMRHAIPIIAMTGNVLDGEKDKCLAAGMNDFIGKPFTLEALGNVIQKWQNTSEHREILNMSIVNEIAELNSEGDETLLEMLLDMYRSETPGKIEVLRRHIVSGDHLAAAEVAHDLKSGSLSLGIEYCSTLFARIEQLAKQGETIKAEPLLDQLMPAYKEACSALEKVI
- a CDS encoding alpha/beta hydrolase — translated: MLTLYFGIAILILILLVLIATWVGGLYFFKTAIRRTPKSFLVDNPNLMPEPDNELISSAADLKWLDQQHGIQVRIHSHDGLQLHGTWLPSATGSCQTVILAHGYSGRGREMAGFARFYAEQRGYNVLMPDDRAHGESEGNMIGFGWLDRMDYIQWIDWVITKIGTKAEIVLHGISMGGATVLMTGGEKLPAQVKSIISDCAYTSVQEELTFQLKQLYKLPPFPFIPVTSLISKWKAGYSFTEASALKQLAQVKVPVLFIHGEADTFVPTEMVYRLHDACPTEKQLLTIPGAGHGTAFQVDRSSYVAALHTFLDQTIERSVPEGK
- a CDS encoding GNAT family N-acetyltransferase, with the translated sequence MKENPIVEGDLVLRCIEEADLPELYQLIYSEEVPEWKQWDAPYYPLEHESYTQYSQGIMKWIEASESSSDPISMRIVEVNGQIIGTISYYWEHQPSLWLEMGIVLYRSTTWSKGVGTRALQLWSSHLFNHLPIARVGLTTWSGNERMMRAATKAGLQVEGRMRKCRIVEGKHYDSIRMGMLREEWEQLSSPRV
- a CDS encoding cobalamin B12-binding domain-containing protein, with product MTHQEAGEQLLQSAGELADKVTDKQYLLQPDLMQRFGENGRMRTKQDSQYSLNYLAESVLVKSPNLFTHYISWLKTLLAGYNVSSEDLAVNLRLIRETLEEEFDNSSKDLVLDYLEMGVHQIHQRESAQGFIYDSLPYGKAAQAYLSALLDGKRREAYHIVETELEGGASIRDIYQYIFQPVQYEIGRLWQISQISVAQEHFCTAATQACISLLYPRWLVEAGHGKKLVAACVGSEQHEIGLRMLTDVFEMEGWDTYYLGANVPNGSLVEAIQRHKGDVVAISVTMTYHLHLAKELIQMIRSNPATAHVKIMVGGYPFNIDQDLWKTIGADGYAQGADEAVAVAETLLKNGTITDHIEMMTD